In the genome of Verrucomicrobiota bacterium, the window GGCCGAGGCCGTGCTGGCGGAAGGGGCTGATTTGGGGGTGGCCTTGGATGGGGATGCCGATCGGGCCCTCTTCGCGGACGCTTCCGGGGCCCTCGTGAGCGGCGACCGGATTTTGGGCTTGGCGGCCCTCGCGCTCAAGAAAGCGGGCCAGTTGAAACAGAACGCCCTGGCGGTGACCGTCATGAGCAATCTCGGGCTGCACGCGGCCATGAAGGCGGCGGGAATCGCGGTCGAAGTGACGCCGGTGGGGGATCGGCACGTGGTCGAGCGCATGCGGGCCCGAGACCTCGTCCTGGGGGGCGAAAACAGCGGGCACGTCATCTTCCTGGACCAAGCCACCACGGGCGACGGGATTGCGACCGCGCTTCGCTTGGCGGTTCTCATGAAGGAAAGCGGGCAAAGCTTGGCCGAGCTCGCTGCTTTCATGGAAGAGTTTCCCCAGTGCAATCTGGCGTTGGAGGTCGCCCGGAAAACGCCCTTGGAGCAGGTCCCTGCCTTGCTGGCCGCCATCCAGCAAGCGGAAAAGGACCTTGCGCCAGACGGGCGCGTCCTGGTCCGCTATTCGGGCACCGAAGCCAAGATCCGGCTCTTGACCGAACATGCCAGCCGGGAGCGGGCCCGGGCCGCCCTCGAACGGCTGGAAAGGGCCGTGGCCGAAACCATCGGTGCCTAATACCAATTCTGCAGCTTGGTATAAGAAAGAATCCTCAGGGTGGGGAAGCGGAGTTCAGCTTTCCACTTCCTTGACCTCTCCGGCAGCCGCGTTTTTGGCGACGGAAGCCAGGCCGTTCTTCAGCCCGGAGTCAGATTTGTATTGCTGGCTGGTGCCGACGATTTGCCCATTGGTCGATTTCAAGGTGAAATACTTTTTCCCGTTGCTGGCTTCCTTGACTTCAAAGCGGTCCTCCACCTGAGCGTTCTTTTTCACCGACTCGATGCCGTTGAGGCAGCCGGCTTTGTCTTTGTAGGCTTGGCCGGAAAGAATGATTTCGCCGTTTTTGGCTTTCAAGCGGAAATGAAATTTGCCGGTCTTGGGGCTTTTGAATACTTCGAACATCGGTGGTTGGGTTGGGTTAGAAGCTTCTGGTGTAACAAGTTCTGGCCGAAAAGA includes:
- a CDS encoding YegP family protein, which translates into the protein MFEVFKSPKTGKFHFRLKAKNGEIILSGQAYKDKAGCLNGIESVKKNAQVEDRFEVKEASNGKKYFTLKSTNGQIVGTSQQYKSDSGLKNGLASVAKNAAAGEVKEVES